In the genome of Amaranthus tricolor cultivar Red isolate AtriRed21 chromosome 15, ASM2621246v1, whole genome shotgun sequence, one region contains:
- the LOC130801512 gene encoding mitochondrial adenine nucleotide transporter ADNT1-like has translation MASEDVKQRGEAAVSTIVNLAGEAKAATEGVKPPSYALASIAKSLAAGGIAGGVSRTAVAPLERLKILLQVQNPHSIKYNGTIQGLKYIWKTEGFRGLFKGNGTNCARIVPNSAVKFFSYEQASKGILWLYQQQSGNEDAVLSPVLRLGAGACAGIIAMSATYPMDMVRGRLTVQTATSPQQYRGIYHALTTVFREEGARALYKGWLPSVIGVVPYVGLNFAVYESLKDWLIKEKPFGIVQDNELSVTTRLACGAVAGTIGQTVAYPLDVVRRRMQMVGWKDASTVITGDGKRVALEYTGMVDAFRKTVQYEGFGALYKGLVPNSVKVVPSIAIAFVSYEVVKDLLGVEMRISE, from the exons ATGGCGTCAGAAGATGTGAAACAACGAGGCGAGGCAGCAGTTTCGACGATCGTAAATTTAGCGGGAGAGGCGAAAGCTGCCACTGAAGGTGTTAAACCTCCTAGCTATGCGCTTGCTAGCATTGCGAAATCTCTTGCTGCTGGTGGTATTGCTGGTGGAGT GTCACGTACGGCCGTTGCTCCTCTGGAAAGGTTGAAAATTTTGCTGCAG GTTCAAAATCCTCACAGTATCAAGTATAACGGAACAATTCAAGGATTGAAGTACATATGGAAAACCGAAGGCTTTCGTGGTTTGTTTAAAGGCAACGGCACTAACTGTGCTCGTATAGTTCCAAATTCAGCAGTCAAGTTCTTTAGCTACGAGCAGGCATCCAA GGGAATTCTGTGGCTTTATCAGCAGCAATCTGGAAATG AGGATGCTGTACTGTCTCCTGTTTTACGTCTTGGGGCGGGAGCATGTGCTGGAATCATTGCCATGTCAGCTACTTATCCAATGGATATGGTACGAGGCCGACTGACTGTTCAG ACTGCGACATCTCCTCAACAGTATAGAGGGATATACCATGCTCTCACAACCGTTTTCCGTGAAGAGGGTGCCCGCGCCTTGTATAAAGGGTGGCTTCCTTCTGTCATCGGTGTG GTACCTTATGTGGGTCTCAATTTTGCAGTATATGAATCTCTGAAAGACTGGTTGATCAAAGAAAAACCATTTGGAATTGTTCAGGACAATGAGCTTAGTGTGACAACGAGGCTTGCATGTGGTGCTGTTGCTGGAACAATTGGCCAGACTGTTGCTTACCCTCTTGATGTTGTACGTCGAAGAATGCAGATGGTTGGTTGGAAAGATGCATCTACAGTTATTACGGGAGATGGTAAAAGGGTTGCACTTGAGTATACTGGAATGGTTGATGCCTTCAGAAAGACAGTTCAATACGAGGGGTTTGGAGCCTTATACAAAGGCCTGGTCCCAAATTCAGTAAAG GTGGTCCCGTCGATTGCAATTGCATTCGTGTCTTATGAAGTGGTGAAAGATTTGCTTGGGGTGGAGATGAGAATATCTGAATGA